A window of Triplophysa dalaica isolate WHDGS20190420 chromosome 7, ASM1584641v1, whole genome shotgun sequence contains these coding sequences:
- the dusp3b gene encoding dual specificity protein phosphatase 3b yields the protein MTDYEVSVQQLNDLLTDENGDFHMPSKNFNEVYPGILLGDESVVRDVTRLKQLGVTHILNAAEGESDMHVNTSAEFYSGSGIIYHGVPAFDSDHFALSRYFKEASDFIKRALSIKVFTGKVYVHCQKGYSRSAALVIAYLMLHHRMSVHNAVATVREKREIGPNDGFLRQLCDINNRLRDEERVCEK from the exons ATGACAGACTACGAAGTGTCAGTTCAACAACTCAACGATCTGTTGACAGACGAAAATGGAGACTTCCACATGCCTTCTAAAAACTTTAATGAAGTCTACCCCGGAATACTCCTTGGGGACGA GTCTGTCGTCAGAGATGTGACCCGTCTGAAGCAGCTGGGAGTGACACACATCCTTAATGCAGCGGAAGGCGAGTCAGACATGCACGTGAACACTAGTGCAGAGTTTTATTCTGGATCAGGAATCATCTATCATGGAGTACCAGCATTTGACTCGGACCATTTTGCCCTCAGCAGATATTTCAAAGAGGCTTCTGATTTCATTAAAAGGGCTTTGTCAATAAAAG tttttacagGAAAAGTGTATGTTCACTGTCAGAAAGGCTACAGTCGTTCAGCTGCCTTGGTCATTGCATATCTGATGCTGCATCACAGGATGTCTGTACATAATGCTGTGGCCACAGTAAGAGAAAAACGTGAAATTGGACCAAACGATGGATTTCTACGTCAGCTTTGTGACATAAACAACCGGTTGAGAGATGAAGAAAGAGTGTGTGAGAAGTAG
- the LOC130425695 gene encoding dual specificity protein phosphatase 3-like isoform X1 produces MISVNYRVSVRQLIDLLTDDNGDFRTPSKSFNEVYPGILLGDESVVRDVTRLKQLGVTHILNALEGESDMHVNTSAEFYSGSGIIYHGVPAIDDDDFDLSRYFKEASDFIKSALSVEGKVYVHCQKGYSRSATLVIAYLMLHHRMSVHDAVATVREKREIGPNEGFLLQLCELNNRCEK; encoded by the exons ATGATTAGCGTTAACTATAGAGTGTCAGTTAGACAGCTGATCGATCTGCTGACAGATGACAACGGAGATTTCAGAACACCCTCTAAAAGCTTCAATGAAGTCTACCCCGGAATACTGCTAGGAGATGA GTCTGTCGTCAGAGATGTGACCCGTCTGAAGCAGCTGGGAGTGACACACATCCTGAATGCATTGGAAGGCGAGTCAGACATGCACGTGAACACTAGTGCAGAGTTTTATTCTGGATCAGGAATCATCTATCATGGAGTACCAGCCATTGACGATGATGATTTTGACCTCAGCAGATATTTCAAAGAGGCTTCTGATTTTATCAAAAGTGCTTTGTCAGTAGAAG GAAAGGTTTATGTTCACTGTCAGAAAGGCTACAGTCGTTCAGCCACACTAGTCATTGCATATCTGATGCTGCATCACAGGATGTCTGTACATGATGCTGTGGCCACAGTAAGAGAAAAACGTGAAATTGGACCAAATGAGGGATTTCTACTTCAGCTCTGTGAGCTAAACAACCGGTGCGAGAAGTAG
- the LOC130425695 gene encoding dual specificity protein phosphatase 3-like isoform X2, giving the protein MISVNYRVSVRQLIDLLTDDNGDFRTPSKSFNEVYPGILLGDEDVTRLKQLGVTHILNALEGESDMHVNTSAEFYSGSGIIYHGVPAIDDDDFDLSRYFKEASDFIKSALSVEGKVYVHCQKGYSRSATLVIAYLMLHHRMSVHDAVATVREKREIGPNEGFLLQLCELNNRCEK; this is encoded by the exons ATGATTAGCGTTAACTATAGAGTGTCAGTTAGACAGCTGATCGATCTGCTGACAGATGACAACGGAGATTTCAGAACACCCTCTAAAAGCTTCAATGAAGTCTACCCCGGAATACTGCTAGGAGATGA AGATGTGACCCGTCTGAAGCAGCTGGGAGTGACACACATCCTGAATGCATTGGAAGGCGAGTCAGACATGCACGTGAACACTAGTGCAGAGTTTTATTCTGGATCAGGAATCATCTATCATGGAGTACCAGCCATTGACGATGATGATTTTGACCTCAGCAGATATTTCAAAGAGGCTTCTGATTTTATCAAAAGTGCTTTGTCAGTAGAAG GAAAGGTTTATGTTCACTGTCAGAAAGGCTACAGTCGTTCAGCCACACTAGTCATTGCATATCTGATGCTGCATCACAGGATGTCTGTACATGATGCTGTGGCCACAGTAAGAGAAAAACGTGAAATTGGACCAAATGAGGGATTTCTACTTCAGCTCTGTGAGCTAAACAACCGGTGCGAGAAGTAG
- the thraa gene encoding thyroid hormone receptor alpha-A isoform X1 — protein MEHKEQDLNLPEGDETRWPNGLKRKRRNSQCSVKSPSVKNISVPGYVPSYLDKDEPCVVCGDKATGYHYRCITCEGCKGFFRRTIQKNLHPSYSCKYDGCCIIDKITRNQCQLCRFKKCISVGMAMDLVLDDSKRVAKRRLIEENRERRKKEEIVKTLHDRPEPTVSEWELIRMVTEAHRHTNAQGPHWKQKRKFLPEDIGQSPAPTLENDKVDLEAFSEFTKIITPAITRVVDFAKKLPMFSELPCEDQIILLKGCCMEIMSLRAAVRYDPESETLTLSGEMAVSREQLKNGGLGVVSDAIFDLGKSLSQFNLDDSEVALLQAVLLMSSDRSGLTCVEKIENCQEKYLLAFEHYINYRKHNISHFWPKLLMKVTNLRMIGACHASRFLHMKVECPTELFPPLFLEVFEDQEV, from the exons ATGGAACATAAAGAGCAGGACCTTAACCTGCCAGAGGGAGACGAGACACG GTGGCCGAATGGATTGAAGAGAAAAAGAAGGAACAGTCAATGCTCTGTGAAGAGCCCGTCTG TGAAGAACATCTCCGTTCCAGGGTATGTTCCCAGCTATCTGGACAAGGATGAGCCATGTGTGGTGTGTGGGGACAAAGCCACCGGCTACCATTACCGATGCATCACATGTGAGGGCTGCAAG GGTTTCTTCAGGAGAACTATACAGAAAAATCTTCACCCATCGTATTCCTGCAAGTATGATGGCTGCTGCATCATTGACAAAATCACCCGTAACCAGTGCCAGCTGTGTCGCTTTAAGAAATGCATCTCTGTGGGCATGGCCATGGACT TGGTACTGGATGATTCGAAACGCGTGGCCAAGAGGCGTCTGATTGAGGAGAACCGGGAGCGGAGGAAGAAAGAGGAGATCGTGAAGACTCTGCACGATCGACCTGAGCCTACGGTCTCCGAGTGGGAACTGATCCGCATGGTGACGGAGGCTCATCGCCACACCAATGCCCAGGGCCCGCACTGGAAACAAAAACGCAAGTTTCTG CCTGAAGACATTGGACAGTCTCCAGCCCCCACATTAGAAAACGACAAAGTTGACCTGGAGGCCTTTAGTGAGTTTACCAAGATCATCACCCCTGCTATCACGAGAGTTGTGGACTTTGCCAAAAAACTGCCCATGTTCTCTGAG CTGCCTTGTGAAGACCAGATCATCCTGCTGAAAGGCTGCTGTATGGAGATCATGTCGCTGCGCGCCGCCGTGCGTTATGACCCCGAGAGCGAGACCCTAACCCTGAGTGGAGAGATGGCGGTCAGTCGAGAGCAGCTGAAGAATGGGGGGTTAGGTGTGGTGTCTGACGCCATCTTTGATTTGGGCAAGAGCCTCTCGCAGTTCAACCTAGACGACTCTGAGGTGGCGCTGCTGCAGGCTGTATTGCTCATGAGCTCAG ATCGTTCAGGTCTGACATGTGTGGAGAAGATCGAGAATTGCCAGGAGAAGTACCTGTTGGCGTTTGAGCACTACATCAACTATCGCAAGCACAACATCTCACACTTCTGGCCCAAGCTGCTGATGAAAGTCACAAACCTGCGGATGATCGGAGCATGTCACGCCAGTCGCTTCCTGCACATGAAGGTGGAATGTCCCACGGAACTATTCCCCCCACTCTTCCTGGAGGTCTTCGAAGATCAGGAGGTGTGA
- the thraa gene encoding thyroid hormone receptor alpha-A isoform X2, which translates to MHILQRHYVNRWPNGLKRKRRNSQCSVKSPSVKNISVPGYVPSYLDKDEPCVVCGDKATGYHYRCITCEGCKGFFRRTIQKNLHPSYSCKYDGCCIIDKITRNQCQLCRFKKCISVGMAMDLVLDDSKRVAKRRLIEENRERRKKEEIVKTLHDRPEPTVSEWELIRMVTEAHRHTNAQGPHWKQKRKFLPEDIGQSPAPTLENDKVDLEAFSEFTKIITPAITRVVDFAKKLPMFSELPCEDQIILLKGCCMEIMSLRAAVRYDPESETLTLSGEMAVSREQLKNGGLGVVSDAIFDLGKSLSQFNLDDSEVALLQAVLLMSSDRSGLTCVEKIENCQEKYLLAFEHYINYRKHNISHFWPKLLMKVTNLRMIGACHASRFLHMKVECPTELFPPLFLEVFEDQEV; encoded by the exons ATGCACATTTTACAACGCCATTATGTCAACAG GTGGCCGAATGGATTGAAGAGAAAAAGAAGGAACAGTCAATGCTCTGTGAAGAGCCCGTCTG TGAAGAACATCTCCGTTCCAGGGTATGTTCCCAGCTATCTGGACAAGGATGAGCCATGTGTGGTGTGTGGGGACAAAGCCACCGGCTACCATTACCGATGCATCACATGTGAGGGCTGCAAG GGTTTCTTCAGGAGAACTATACAGAAAAATCTTCACCCATCGTATTCCTGCAAGTATGATGGCTGCTGCATCATTGACAAAATCACCCGTAACCAGTGCCAGCTGTGTCGCTTTAAGAAATGCATCTCTGTGGGCATGGCCATGGACT TGGTACTGGATGATTCGAAACGCGTGGCCAAGAGGCGTCTGATTGAGGAGAACCGGGAGCGGAGGAAGAAAGAGGAGATCGTGAAGACTCTGCACGATCGACCTGAGCCTACGGTCTCCGAGTGGGAACTGATCCGCATGGTGACGGAGGCTCATCGCCACACCAATGCCCAGGGCCCGCACTGGAAACAAAAACGCAAGTTTCTG CCTGAAGACATTGGACAGTCTCCAGCCCCCACATTAGAAAACGACAAAGTTGACCTGGAGGCCTTTAGTGAGTTTACCAAGATCATCACCCCTGCTATCACGAGAGTTGTGGACTTTGCCAAAAAACTGCCCATGTTCTCTGAG CTGCCTTGTGAAGACCAGATCATCCTGCTGAAAGGCTGCTGTATGGAGATCATGTCGCTGCGCGCCGCCGTGCGTTATGACCCCGAGAGCGAGACCCTAACCCTGAGTGGAGAGATGGCGGTCAGTCGAGAGCAGCTGAAGAATGGGGGGTTAGGTGTGGTGTCTGACGCCATCTTTGATTTGGGCAAGAGCCTCTCGCAGTTCAACCTAGACGACTCTGAGGTGGCGCTGCTGCAGGCTGTATTGCTCATGAGCTCAG ATCGTTCAGGTCTGACATGTGTGGAGAAGATCGAGAATTGCCAGGAGAAGTACCTGTTGGCGTTTGAGCACTACATCAACTATCGCAAGCACAACATCTCACACTTCTGGCCCAAGCTGCTGATGAAAGTCACAAACCTGCGGATGATCGGAGCATGTCACGCCAGTCGCTTCCTGCACATGAAGGTGGAATGTCCCACGGAACTATTCCCCCCACTCTTCCTGGAGGTCTTCGAAGATCAGGAGGTGTGA